Within Sporosarcina sp. PTS2304, the genomic segment ATAAAACCATTTGCATAACGCATTTCCCCTAGCGCCTCTGCAAACGGTTTGCCTTGCTCTGTAGTCATGGTTTTTGCGAGACGATCTTCGTGCTGTTCAATTAACGCATGCCATTTCATAAGTAAAGCACTGCGTTCATATGCCGAACGACAAGACCATTCAGCAAGCGCTTCAGAAGCAGCGTCTACGGCTTGAGCCGCTTCGCCCGCTCCTCCTTTTGGTACGGTTGCGATCGTTTCACCTGTCGCAGGATTGATTACATCGATCGTAGGTAAGTCCGAGCCGACCCATTGACCGTTGATGATCATTTGAATTGCATCCATCAGCTATCTCTCCTTTATTTGGCATCATTAACACGTTCGACTGGAATATCAGCCACTATATCATTTAATACCCAACTGGCGAGAATTAAACCAGCGACCGATGGACAAAATGCGTTTGAAGCAGGTGGCATTTTCGCTTTTCGAATCGCCGCATCGGGATTTCCTACTGTTCCAACAACATCTTCCCGTACGACGATCGGGCTTTCATCGGAGAATACAACAGGTACTCCCTTTGGAATGCCAAGTTTGCGCAAACGCAGACGCATTACTTTAGCAAGTGGATCTGTATGCGTTTTAGAAATATCGGCAATTTGAAAACGGGTCGGATCAGTTTTATTGGCAGCTCCCATGCTTGAAATTACTTTGACTCCACGTTCTAAACATTGCTGAATCAAGTGAATTTTAAAACTGATCGTATCCGATGCATCAATAACATAATCGGGCTTGTACGAAAAAAATTCTTCTGCTGTTTCTTCTGTGTAAAACATATGTAGATCAATTACTTCACATTCGGGATTAATATCCGCGATACGTTCTTTCATGACAGCTGATTTAGATTGACCTACTGTTGAAAGGTATGCCATTAATTGGCGATTAATATTAGTAATATCGATTGTGTCTTTATCGACTAAAATAATCCGACCGATACCGGTACGAGCACAAGCTTCTGCTGCAAAAGAGCCGACCCCTCCGACGCCTAAAATCGCGACTGTCTTCCCTTTCATTCGCTCGACGCCTTCTACTCCTATAGATAATTCATTTCTTGAAAATTGATGTAACATACCATCCATCCTTTGTTGTCGTTTAGTTTTAATTATAAAGGAAATTTTCATTGAGCGCACCTTTGTCGGTCAGGATTCCAACGCCTGTCGAGTCTATACGGCGCATGCCACTTTTGGTTTCGGCTAGTGGCATGCGCCAGACTCTCGGGTCGTTTCATCTTGGCAGTAAAGGCAAAGAACGCCTTTATTGCCAAGATTCCAACGCCTGTCGAGTCTATACGGCGCATGCCACTTTTGGTTTCGGCTAGTGGCATGCGCCAGACTCTCGGGTC encodes:
- a CDS encoding ThiF family adenylyltransferase; amino-acid sequence: MLHQFSRNELSIGVEGVERMKGKTVAILGVGGVGSFAAEACARTGIGRIILVDKDTIDITNINRQLMAYLSTVGQSKSAVMKERIADINPECEVIDLHMFYTEETAEEFFSYKPDYVIDASDTISFKIHLIQQCLERGVKVISSMGAANKTDPTRFQIADISKTHTDPLAKVMRLRLRKLGIPKGVPVVFSDESPIVVREDVVGTVGNPDAAIRKAKMPPASNAFCPSVAGLILASWVLNDIVADIPVERVNDAK